A DNA window from Aestuariispira ectoiniformans contains the following coding sequences:
- a CDS encoding cryptochrome/photolyase family protein has protein sequence MTTIVWFRQDLRLADNPALLQAAARGEILPVFILDEETQPLGGASRWWLHHSLEALSDSLGGLCLFKGNPGEILPGLVTEVGADAIYWNRLYEPAAISRDKALKSALGNLDIEVHSFNAALLHEPWEVQTKTGGPYKVYTPYWRAAQVLEMPYPTSKPQSLEVMSFDGGDALSDWALLPSDPDWAAGWRDLWQPGEAGACARLEQFLEKGLQGYGQLRDRPDLPNVSRLSPHLHFGEISPRLLFARLDFVLDQGAAPPKDVEKFKAELGWREFAYHLLYHFPDLPGQNWRREFDNYPWADDDRALRAWQRGQTGYPIVDAGMRELWQTGYMHNRVRMITASFLIKHLRLHWKHGMDWFADTLLDADLANNAAGWQWVAGSGADAAPYFRIFNPMTQGEKFDPDGTYIRRWCPELADLPTDHIYAPFDAPLSVLTQAGIVLGETYPRPIVDHAQARAAALAGYDAVKAGGPSSN, from the coding sequence GTGACGACAATTGTCTGGTTCCGGCAGGATTTGCGGCTGGCTGACAACCCGGCCCTGCTGCAGGCGGCGGCGCGTGGGGAAATTCTGCCTGTCTTTATCCTGGATGAAGAGACGCAACCCCTGGGCGGGGCGTCGAGATGGTGGTTGCATCACAGCCTTGAGGCCCTGTCCGACAGTCTGGGCGGGTTGTGCCTTTTTAAAGGAAATCCCGGGGAAATTCTGCCAGGGCTGGTGACGGAGGTCGGTGCAGATGCCATCTACTGGAACCGCCTGTATGAACCGGCGGCGATCAGCCGGGACAAGGCGCTGAAATCTGCGCTGGGCAATCTAGATATTGAAGTCCACAGCTTTAATGCTGCCCTGCTGCATGAACCGTGGGAGGTCCAGACCAAGACCGGTGGTCCCTATAAGGTCTACACCCCCTATTGGCGTGCGGCTCAAGTGCTGGAGATGCCCTATCCGACGTCGAAACCCCAGAGCCTTGAGGTGATGTCTTTCGACGGGGGCGACGCCTTGTCGGACTGGGCCTTGTTGCCGAGTGATCCGGACTGGGCGGCTGGATGGCGGGACCTCTGGCAACCGGGAGAGGCTGGTGCCTGTGCCAGGCTGGAACAATTTCTGGAGAAAGGGCTGCAAGGGTACGGCCAACTTCGGGATCGTCCGGACCTGCCCAATGTCTCCCGCCTGTCGCCGCATCTGCATTTCGGGGAAATCTCTCCGCGATTGCTTTTTGCCCGTTTGGATTTCGTGTTGGATCAGGGGGCAGCCCCTCCGAAGGACGTGGAGAAATTCAAGGCGGAGCTTGGCTGGCGGGAGTTCGCCTATCATCTGCTTTATCATTTCCCCGACCTCCCAGGGCAGAACTGGCGACGGGAGTTCGACAACTACCCATGGGCGGATGACGACAGGGCCTTGCGGGCCTGGCAGCGGGGGCAAACAGGTTACCCGATCGTGGATGCCGGAATGCGGGAGCTATGGCAAACCGGCTATATGCATAACCGGGTGCGTATGATTACAGCCAGCTTTCTGATAAAACACCTGCGCCTTCACTGGAAGCATGGGATGGACTGGTTTGCGGATACGTTGTTGGACGCCGATCTGGCGAATAATGCCGCCGGGTGGCAATGGGTGGCGGGCAGCGGTGCCGACGCCGCACCCTATTTCCGGATATTCAATCCCATGACACAGGGTGAGAAATTCGACCCCGACGGCACCTATATCCGCCGCTGGTGCCCGGAGCTGGCCGACCTGCCGACAGACCATATTTATGCGCCGTTCGATGCGCCGCTCAGTGTTCTGACGCAGGCGGGTATCGTGCTGGGGGAGACCTACCCGCGCCCCATCGTCGATCATGCGCAGGCACGCGCGGCGGCTTTGGCTGGCTATGATGCGGTCAAGGCGGGAGGGCCTTCATCAAATTGA
- a CDS encoding LysR family transcriptional regulator, which translates to MNIEHVRTFLDVMETGNFNRTSERLHVTQSTVSARIKALEDSLGGHALFTRGRHGAAPTDYARKFQTHAVHLVRIWQQARHELALPRDYEAVLRIGIQFSYWDRVVDEWVISMRRSHPKVAVHMEADYSPAILNQIGEGALDIGILYRPDYAQEVTIENLGVERFIMYSTDTDHYAGIDPERYLFIDWSPHFKAAHLNLYPELQSSPVSMGIGSMAMSYLGRAGGTAYLPARMVRRDGSDISLRRIEDAEVIEQPVYAVYPQTSEKMAIVESAIEQLKAIIGQSEPTGDVSVK; encoded by the coding sequence ATGAATATTGAACATGTGCGGACCTTTCTCGATGTGATGGAGACCGGTAATTTCAACCGGACGTCGGAACGTCTCCACGTTACGCAGTCCACCGTCAGCGCGCGGATCAAGGCATTGGAGGATTCGCTTGGCGGGCATGCGCTTTTCACGCGTGGCCGTCATGGGGCGGCCCCAACGGATTATGCACGAAAGTTTCAGACACATGCGGTTCACCTGGTCAGAATCTGGCAGCAGGCCCGCCACGAACTGGCCTTGCCCCGGGACTATGAGGCCGTTCTACGCATCGGCATCCAGTTCAGTTACTGGGATCGTGTTGTCGACGAGTGGGTTATTTCCATGCGCAGGTCCCATCCAAAGGTCGCCGTGCATATGGAGGCGGACTATTCACCGGCGATCTTGAACCAGATTGGCGAGGGGGCTTTGGATATCGGTATCCTCTATCGCCCGGATTATGCGCAGGAAGTGACGATCGAGAATCTGGGTGTGGAACGGTTTATCATGTATTCCACCGATACCGATCACTATGCCGGGATCGACCCGGAGCGCTATTTGTTCATCGACTGGAGCCCGCATTTCAAGGCGGCCCATCTCAACCTCTATCCTGAACTGCAATCCAGTCCGGTTTCCATGGGGATCGGTTCCATGGCGATGTCCTATCTGGGAAGGGCGGGAGGGACAGCCTATCTTCCGGCCCGTATGGTCCGCCGCGATGGAAGCGACATCTCCCTGAGGCGCATTGAGGATGCTGAAGTAATCGAACAGCCGGTTTATGCTGTTTACCCCCAGACGTCGGAAAAGATGGCCATCGTGGAAAGTGCCATAGAGCAATTGAAGGCGATTATCGGACAATCGGAGCCAACCGGCGACGTGAGTGTTAAATAA
- a CDS encoding bifunctional acetate--CoA ligase family protein/GNAT family N-acetyltransferase produces the protein MSVRNLEFLFRPSSIAVIGASQENNTIGFTVMRNLLAGGFNGPILPVSSQWETVGGVLAYADVAALPLTPELAIICRPLEEVPQLISSLGEIGTRAVMILSDGFDTPDSNTNRELRDAALQAARPFLIRVLGPNSVGFLAPHIRLNAGFAPSDAKPGKMAFISQSSGLATSVLDWADSRGIGFSHFISLGQGWDVDFGDVLDYLGGDPNTHAILLYIETLDRARKFMSAARAAARNKPVIVVRSGRYEDSAGVAASHTGALAGTDDVYDAAIQRAGMLRVDTVEELFNAAELLGRGIRVRGNRLALVSNGGGIGVLAADALGRHGARLSPFAPETKAALEEVLPGDWPKVNPLDLAGDASIERYLACFDILVKAREIDAILLLHVPSALVDGEALAQELAPKLRKYRIPVLSCWLGGELAHNAEAVFFQAGIPTFKTPEEAVNAFMQLVAYQQNQSLLSETPETVQLDDLVDQDGARRIIADARSSGRSVLSEPEAKALLSCYGIPTVETRVVQSDEEALSAAEELGYPVVAKIMAHGVPHKSHVGGVSLELEDAVQLLKALSTMKVKLQQKAPDAVFEGFTIQPMIRPATAQELILGAKTDPVFGPVLLFGQGGTAVELMQDRAIALPPLNMALARQMVDRTRVGSLLKGYGGLPGVNLDVVYTSIVKLSQLVIDLRDVEELDINPLLADERGVLALDAHISLLPEEVVTARVGTRLSIRPYPSELEEDIDLKGIPVHIRPIRPEDEGQHLGFLENLEPEDVYFRFFGMIRRFEHSQLARLTQIDFDREMAFIAVRDDAEGQPQTVGEVRVAIHPDKQVAEFAIIVSSAIKGRGLGAILMNKMIDYCRSRGIATIQGQVLQENMRMLALTRKIGFVAKASDEQGVLLVELDLKKKS, from the coding sequence ATGTCCGTCCGCAATCTTGAGTTTCTGTTCCGTCCATCATCCATTGCGGTGATCGGCGCGTCTCAGGAAAACAACACCATCGGTTTCACCGTGATGCGAAACCTGTTGGCAGGCGGCTTCAACGGACCGATCCTGCCGGTCAGCAGCCAGTGGGAAACCGTGGGCGGCGTGCTTGCCTACGCGGATGTCGCCGCATTGCCGCTGACGCCGGAACTGGCGATTATCTGTAGGCCGCTGGAAGAAGTCCCGCAGTTGATCTCTTCTCTGGGTGAGATCGGAACGCGTGCGGTTATGATCCTGTCAGACGGGTTCGACACACCGGATAGCAACACAAACCGAGAATTACGCGATGCCGCGCTACAGGCGGCCCGTCCCTTCCTGATCCGCGTGCTGGGGCCGAACAGTGTCGGTTTCCTGGCACCCCACATCCGGCTGAACGCAGGCTTTGCGCCGTCGGATGCAAAACCCGGCAAGATGGCCTTCATTTCACAGTCGTCCGGGTTGGCGACTTCGGTGCTGGATTGGGCGGACAGCCGCGGTATCGGCTTTTCCCACTTTATCTCGCTGGGCCAGGGATGGGACGTGGATTTCGGGGATGTGCTGGACTATCTGGGTGGCGATCCCAACACCCATGCAATTCTGCTTTATATCGAGACGCTGGACCGGGCGCGGAAATTCATGTCTGCGGCGCGGGCGGCGGCGCGCAACAAGCCGGTGATCGTGGTTCGTTCCGGTCGTTATGAGGACAGCGCCGGTGTCGCGGCCTCCCACACCGGGGCCCTCGCGGGAACGGATGACGTCTATGATGCCGCGATCCAGCGCGCGGGCATGCTGCGCGTGGATACGGTGGAGGAATTGTTCAACGCGGCGGAACTATTGGGCCGTGGTATCCGGGTGCGCGGCAACAGGCTCGCCCTTGTCAGCAACGGCGGGGGGATCGGTGTTCTGGCGGCGGACGCCCTGGGGCGGCATGGCGCGCGTTTGTCCCCCTTTGCGCCGGAAACCAAGGCCGCGCTGGAGGAGGTCCTGCCCGGTGACTGGCCCAAGGTCAATCCGCTGGACCTGGCGGGCGATGCGTCGATCGAGCGTTACCTCGCCTGTTTCGACATACTGGTGAAGGCGCGGGAGATTGATGCAATCCTGCTGTTGCATGTGCCCAGTGCCCTGGTGGATGGGGAGGCCCTGGCGCAGGAACTGGCGCCCAAGCTGCGCAAATACCGTATCCCGGTTCTGTCCTGCTGGCTGGGTGGGGAGCTTGCCCATAACGCGGAGGCTGTGTTCTTCCAGGCTGGTATTCCGACCTTCAAGACGCCGGAAGAAGCCGTGAACGCCTTCATGCAACTGGTGGCCTATCAGCAGAACCAGTCGCTACTGTCCGAGACGCCGGAAACGGTGCAGCTGGATGATCTGGTTGATCAGGACGGCGCGCGCAGGATCATAGCCGATGCTCGCTCTTCCGGGCGATCGGTTCTAAGCGAGCCGGAGGCGAAGGCGCTACTGTCCTGCTATGGAATTCCGACGGTTGAGACGCGCGTGGTGCAAAGCGATGAGGAGGCACTGTCGGCGGCGGAAGAGCTGGGTTATCCGGTTGTGGCGAAAATCATGGCGCATGGGGTGCCGCATAAATCCCATGTGGGCGGGGTAAGTCTCGAGCTGGAAGATGCGGTGCAATTGCTCAAGGCCCTGTCGACGATGAAGGTAAAACTGCAGCAGAAAGCACCGGATGCGGTCTTTGAAGGATTTACCATTCAGCCGATGATCCGGCCTGCCACGGCGCAGGAACTGATCCTCGGCGCCAAGACGGACCCGGTTTTCGGACCGGTGCTGCTGTTCGGGCAGGGCGGTACGGCAGTGGAATTGATGCAGGACCGCGCCATTGCCCTGCCGCCGCTGAATATGGCGCTTGCGCGTCAGATGGTGGACAGGACACGGGTTGGCAGTCTGTTGAAAGGCTATGGTGGATTGCCGGGCGTCAATCTGGATGTGGTTTACACCAGCATAGTAAAGCTGTCCCAACTGGTGATCGACCTGAGGGACGTCGAGGAACTGGATATCAACCCGTTGCTGGCGGACGAGCGTGGGGTTCTGGCTCTCGACGCCCATATCTCCCTGCTGCCGGAAGAGGTGGTGACGGCACGCGTTGGCACGCGGCTGTCGATCCGCCCCTACCCCAGTGAACTGGAAGAGGATATCGATCTGAAAGGTATCCCGGTCCATATTCGCCCGATCCGACCCGAGGACGAGGGGCAGCATCTGGGCTTTCTGGAAAACCTGGAGCCGGAGGATGTCTACTTCCGTTTCTTTGGCATGATCCGCCGCTTTGAACATTCGCAGCTTGCCCGGCTGACCCAGATTGATTTCGACCGGGAAATGGCCTTCATCGCCGTGCGTGACGACGCCGAAGGCCAGCCCCAGACCGTGGGCGAGGTGCGTGTTGCGATCCATCCGGACAAACAGGTTGCGGAATTTGCCATTATTGTCAGTTCCGCCATCAAGGGGCGTGGCCTTGGCGCGATCCTGATGAACAAGATGATCGACTATTGCCGGTCCCGGGGTATTGCGACCATCCAGGGGCAGGTTCTGCAGGAAAACATGCGGATGCTGGCCCTGACCCGGAAGATCGGTTTCGTGGCAAAGGCCAGCGATGAGCAGGGTGTCCTGCTGGTCGAACTGGACCTCAAGAAAAAGAGTTAA
- the choX gene encoding choline ABC transporter substrate-binding protein — protein MKHTIKGLFAASAFAASVIATSTGAWAQDPKQCQTVRLSDVGWLDISSTNGVANFLLTSLGYDVDLKTLSVPVTYQSLQNNDIDIFLGNWMPAQQKLIKPYMDKGTVEHVKKNLDGAKYTLAVPTYLADKGLKSFADIAKFKDELDGQILGLESGNQGNAKILKMIETDTFGLKDFSVTPSSEAGMLSAALRRNRREQPYVMLAWEPHPMNVQLDLTYLDGGDDWFGPNYGGATVHTVTRAGYSDLCPNVGKLLSQLTYSLKMENEIMGLIAEGEEPDVAAKAWLQKHPDALEGWLKDVMTRDGNDGLSKVRQALAE, from the coding sequence ATGAAGCATACAATCAAAGGCCTTTTCGCGGCATCCGCATTTGCCGCTTCAGTAATCGCCACCAGCACCGGCGCTTGGGCACAGGACCCAAAGCAATGTCAGACAGTGCGGCTTTCGGATGTCGGATGGCTGGATATCTCCTCGACAAACGGCGTGGCGAACTTCCTGCTGACGTCGCTTGGCTATGACGTCGACCTGAAAACACTTTCCGTGCCGGTCACATATCAGAGCCTGCAGAACAACGATATCGACATCTTCCTCGGCAACTGGATGCCCGCCCAGCAGAAGCTCATCAAACCCTATATGGACAAGGGAACAGTAGAGCATGTGAAAAAGAACCTGGACGGTGCAAAATATACCCTGGCGGTGCCGACCTATCTGGCAGACAAAGGGCTGAAAAGCTTTGCCGATATCGCCAAGTTCAAGGACGAGCTGGATGGTCAGATCCTGGGACTGGAATCCGGTAATCAGGGCAATGCCAAAATCCTCAAAATGATAGAGACCGATACATTCGGCCTTAAGGATTTCAGCGTCACCCCGTCGTCGGAGGCCGGAATGCTGTCAGCCGCCTTGCGCAGGAACCGGCGTGAGCAGCCCTATGTCATGCTGGCCTGGGAACCACATCCGATGAATGTGCAGCTTGACCTGACCTATCTGGATGGCGGTGACGACTGGTTTGGCCCGAATTATGGCGGAGCCACGGTTCACACGGTCACCCGCGCAGGCTATAGCGATCTGTGCCCCAATGTCGGAAAGCTGCTGTCACAGCTAACCTATTCCCTGAAGATGGAAAATGAGATCATGGGGCTCATTGCCGAAGGCGAAGAGCCTGATGTCGCCGCGAAAGCCTGGCTCCAGAAGCACCCGGACGCCCTTGAAGGCTGGTTGAAGGATGTGATGACCCGCGACGGCAACGACGGCCTCAGCAAGGTCAGGCAGGCCCTCGCCGAATAA
- the betC gene encoding choline-sulfatase has product MANREDSGPMNILILMADQLSAFGVGAYGNSVVKTPVMDRLAGEGVVFDNAYCNSPLCAPARFTMMTGQNAHRIGAYDNAAELPSQVLTYAHYLRYMGYKTSLAGKMHFIGPDQLHGFERRLTTDIYPADFGWAADWEMTDDRFDWWYHNMSSVKEAGVAHVTNQLDYDDEVGYRAVRELYDFARDKDPRPFMMTVSFTHPHDPYTTREKYWNLYDNDEIDLPSVPAIPYEDQDPHSKRLYHVSAINDVEITEQDIRNARRAYYGNTSYVDEWFGKIMDALENTGQADNTIVIVLSDHGDMLGERGLWYKMSYFERSCRIPFIVHAPGRFEAKRVANNVSHIDLLPTLVDLAGMTGGVEKPDYPDPVDGRSLLGLLNGKASDDEDEAIGEYMGEGSVAPVFMIRRGRYKYISCDCDPAQLYDLEADPNELSNLSGHSDYADLEAAFEAEVAERWSVEEVSEAVMRSQRIRHLIFKAMTKGEFTPWDFQPFSDASQQFMRNHMDLNKVEAERRYPPAKGV; this is encoded by the coding sequence ATGGCGAATAGAGAAGACAGCGGCCCGATGAATATCCTTATTCTCATGGCAGACCAGCTTTCCGCTTTCGGGGTCGGCGCATATGGCAATTCAGTCGTCAAAACTCCGGTGATGGATCGCCTGGCGGGCGAAGGCGTTGTCTTCGACAATGCCTATTGCAACAGCCCGCTTTGCGCACCGGCGCGCTTTACCATGATGACGGGGCAGAACGCGCATCGGATCGGCGCCTATGACAATGCTGCGGAACTGCCTTCGCAGGTTCTGACCTATGCCCATTATCTGCGTTACATGGGCTACAAGACCAGTCTTGCCGGCAAGATGCATTTCATCGGCCCGGATCAGTTGCACGGCTTTGAACGCCGTTTGACGACCGATATCTATCCGGCTGACTTCGGCTGGGCGGCGGACTGGGAAATGACCGACGACCGCTTCGACTGGTGGTATCACAACATGTCCAGCGTCAAAGAGGCCGGGGTGGCCCATGTCACCAACCAGTTGGACTATGACGACGAGGTAGGCTACCGGGCTGTCCGGGAACTCTATGACTTTGCCCGCGACAAGGACCCGCGCCCTTTCATGATGACTGTGTCTTTCACGCACCCTCATGATCCCTACACAACGCGGGAAAAATACTGGAACCTGTATGATAACGACGAAATCGACCTGCCGTCGGTTCCGGCCATTCCCTATGAAGACCAGGACCCGCACAGCAAGCGCCTGTACCATGTGAGTGCGATCAACGATGTGGAGATTACCGAACAGGATATCCGCAATGCGCGGCGGGCCTATTACGGTAACACCTCCTATGTGGATGAATGGTTCGGCAAGATTATGGACGCGCTGGAGAATACAGGCCAGGCGGACAACACCATTGTTATCGTGTTGAGCGACCACGGCGATATGCTGGGAGAGCGCGGCCTGTGGTATAAGATGTCCTATTTTGAACGCTCGTGCCGAATTCCTTTCATCGTTCATGCACCGGGCCGGTTCGAGGCCAAACGGGTTGCCAATAATGTGTCCCATATTGACCTGCTGCCCACGTTGGTGGATCTGGCGGGCATGACTGGCGGCGTGGAAAAACCGGACTATCCGGACCCGGTGGACGGGCGCAGCCTGCTCGGCCTGTTGAATGGTAAGGCGAGCGACGACGAGGATGAGGCGATCGGCGAATATATGGGCGAGGGTTCCGTTGCCCCGGTCTTCATGATCAGGCGCGGCCGCTACAAATATATCTCCTGCGACTGCGATCCGGCCCAGCTTTATGACCTGGAGGCCGACCCGAATGAACTATCCAACTTGTCCGGCCATTCCGACTATGCGGATCTGGAAGCCGCCTTCGAGGCGGAGGTGGCGGAACGCTGGTCCGTGGAAGAAGTGTCCGAGGCCGTCATGCGAAGCCAGCGTATACGTCATCTCATCTTCAAGGCAATGACCAAGGGCGAATTCACTCCTTGGGATTTCCAACCCTTTAGCGACGCCTCCCAACAGTTCATGCGTAATCACATGGACCTGAACAAGGTGGAGGCGGAACGGCGGTATCCTCCGGCGAAAGGCGTATGA